One genomic window of Camelina sativa cultivar DH55 chromosome 5, Cs, whole genome shotgun sequence includes the following:
- the LOC104785111 gene encoding seed biotin-containing protein SBP65-like isoform X1, translated as MASQQARRENKVTEREVKVEKDRVPKMTSHFESMAEQGKDSDTQKHQTEGGGETQFVSLSDKGSNMPVSDEGEGDTKMKRTQMPHSVGKFVMSSESGTTGKKEHEKEHEKASLEDIRGHRANAQQKSMDTIRAAEERYNKAKEGLSHGGQEARSRGGHEMEGRGRDSGVHVSHFKPVGGGRAGEEKESGAHGFHGDKARHAQFLAAGGEEMKERERQESTGGGGRSATGTVAEKGRQAKESVGQGAQKAGSAASEKTQRASSYVTEKGRETGQLAAQKGQEAKEQAGRAKDYTMEKAGEAKDTAAEKARRASEYATEKGRETGNTAAEQAARAKDYTLQKAVEAKDIAAEKAQKASEYVTEKGKVAGNVASQKGQEAASMTAKAKDYTVQKASEAAGYVKEATVEGGKGAAHYAGVAAEKAATVGWTAAHFTTEKVVQGTKAVAGTVEGAVGYAGHKAVEVGSKAVDLTKEKAAVAADTVVGYTAKKKEEAQHRDQEMHQGGEEEKRPGFVTEARRGFGEEYGEERGSEKDVYGYGSKGMSGEARRDVGEEYGGERRTEKDVFGYGTKGMVGEARRDVGEEYGGGRGSERYVQEEGVGAGGVLGAIGETIAEIAQTTKNIVIGDEPVRTHEPGATDPEYVMRQQHGQR; from the exons ATGGCGTCGCAGCAAGCAAGGAGGGAGAACAAGGTGACGGAGAGAGAAGTTAAGGTGGAGAAAGACAGAGTCCCGAAGATGACGAGTCATTTCGAGTCCATGGCCGAACAAGGCAAAGATTCCGACACGCAGAAGCATCAAACAGAAGGTGGTGGTGAGACACAGTTCGTGTCCCTCTCAGACAAGGGGAGTAACATGCCGGTTTCTGATGAAGGAGAAGGGGATACAAAGATGAAGAGAACTCAGATGCCTCACTCCGTTGGAAAATTCGTGATGAGCAGCGAATCTGGGACGACGGGGAAGAAGGAGCATGAGAAGGAACATGAGAAGGCGTCGCTAGAGGATATTCGCGGACATAGAGCCAATGCTCAGCAGAAGTCAATGGATACGATACGAGCAGCTGAGGAACGGTATAACAAGGCTAAGGAAGGTTTGAGCCATGGTGGGCAAGAAGCTCGTAGCAGAGGAGGTCATGAAATGGAGGGAAGAGGGCGAGACAGTGGTGTCCATGTTTCTCACTTTAAGCCTGTTGGTGGTGGCAGAgcaggagaagaaaaagagagtggaGCACATGGTTTTCATGGGGATAAAGCACGCCATGCTCAGTTTTTGGCTGCCGGAGGTGAGGAGATGAAAGAGCGTGAACGTCAAGAATCGACCGGTGGTGGTGGTCGGAGTGCAACAGGTACAGTGGCTGAGAAAGGACGGCAAGCTAAAGAAAGTGTTGGACAAGGTGCTCAGAAAGCCGGAAGCGCTGCAAGTGAGAAAACTCAGAGAGCTTCTAGTTACGTGACTGAGAAGGGAAGGGAAACTGGACAACTGGCGGCTCAGAAAGGACAGGAGGCAAAGGAACAAGCTGGGAGAGCTAAAGATTACACTATGGAAAAAGCTGGTGAAGCTAAAGACACGGCGGCTGAGAAAGCTCGGAGAGCTTCGGAGTATGCGACGGAGAAAGGAAGGGAAACGGGAAACACGGCGGCTGAACAGGCTGCGAGAGCAAAAGACTACACTCTGCAGAAAGCAGTTGAAGCTAAAGACATTGCAGCTGAGAAAGCTCAGAAAGCTTCCGAGTATGTGACAGAGAAAGGGAAAGTAGCTGGGAACGTTGCATCTCAGAAAGGACAAGAGGCGGCTTCAATGACAGCTAAAGCAAAAGATTACACTGTTCAGAAAGCCAGTGAAGCTGCTGGGTACGTAAAGGAAGCAACGGTGGAAGGAGGAAAAGGAGCTGCACATTACGCCGGAGTGGCAGCTGAGAAAGCGGCTACAGTTGGGTGGACAGCGGCACATTTCACCACAGAGAAAGTGGTGCAAGGGACAAAAGCGGTTGCTGGTACAGTGGAAGGAGCGGTGGGGTACGCAGGGCATAAGGCGGTGGAAGTAGGATCTAAGGCGGTGGATTTGACTAAGGAAAAAGCTGCGGTGGCTGCTGATACGGTGGTTGGGTATActgcaaagaagaaagaagaagctcaacATAGAGACCAAGAAATGCACCAG GGAGGTGAGGAAGAGAAGCGACCAGGGTTTGTCACAGAAGCAAGGAGAGGCTTTGGAGAAGAGTACGGAGAAGAAAGAGGGAGTGAAAAAGATGTATACGGTTATGGATCAAAAGGAATGTCCGGAGAAGCGAGGAGAGATGTTGGGGAGGAGTACGGAGGAGAAAGAAGGACTGAGAAAGATGTCTTCGGATATGGAACAAAAGGAATGGTCGGAGAAGCGAGGAGAGATGTCGGAGAGGAAtacggaggaggaagaggcaGTGAGAGATATGTCCAAGAAGAAGGAGTTGGAGCGGGAGGAGTGCTTGGGGCAATTGGCGAGACTATAGCTGAGATTGCGCAAACGACCAAGAACATAGTGATTGGAGATGAGCCTGTGAGGACACATGAACCTGGAGCTACTGATCCTGAGTATGTGATGAGACAGCAACATGGACAACGTTGA
- the LOC104785111 gene encoding seed biotin-containing protein SBP65-like isoform X2, which translates to MASQQARRENKVTEREVKVEKDRVPKMTSHFESMAEQGKDSDTQKHQTEGGGETQFVSLSDKGSNMPVSDEGEGDTKMKRTQMPHSVGKFVMSSESGTTGKKEHEKEHEKASLEDIRGHRANAQQKSMDTIRAAEERYNKAKEGLSHGGQEARSRGGHEMEGRGRDSGVHVSHFKPVGGGRAGEEKESGAHGFHGDKARHAQFLAAGGEEMKERERQESTGGGGRSATGTVAEKGRQAKESVGQGAQKAGSAASEKTQRASSYVTEKGRETGQLAAQKGQEAKEQAGRAKDYTMEKAGEAKDTAAEKARRASEYATEKGRETGNTAAEQAARAKDYTLQKAVEAKDIAAEKAQKASEYVTEKGKVAGNVASQKGQEAASMTAKAKDYTVQKASEAAGYVKEATVEGGKGAAHYAGVAAEKAATVGWTAAHFTTEKVVQGTKAVAGTVEGAVGYAGHKAVEVGSKAVDLTKEKAAVAADTVVGYTAKKKEEAQHRDQEMHQVRKRSDQGLSQKQGEALEKSTEKKEGVKKMYTVMDQKECPEKRGEMLGRSTEEKEGLRKMSSDMEQKEWSEKRGEMSERNTEEEEAVRDMSKKKELEREECLGQLARL; encoded by the exons ATGGCGTCGCAGCAAGCAAGGAGGGAGAACAAGGTGACGGAGAGAGAAGTTAAGGTGGAGAAAGACAGAGTCCCGAAGATGACGAGTCATTTCGAGTCCATGGCCGAACAAGGCAAAGATTCCGACACGCAGAAGCATCAAACAGAAGGTGGTGGTGAGACACAGTTCGTGTCCCTCTCAGACAAGGGGAGTAACATGCCGGTTTCTGATGAAGGAGAAGGGGATACAAAGATGAAGAGAACTCAGATGCCTCACTCCGTTGGAAAATTCGTGATGAGCAGCGAATCTGGGACGACGGGGAAGAAGGAGCATGAGAAGGAACATGAGAAGGCGTCGCTAGAGGATATTCGCGGACATAGAGCCAATGCTCAGCAGAAGTCAATGGATACGATACGAGCAGCTGAGGAACGGTATAACAAGGCTAAGGAAGGTTTGAGCCATGGTGGGCAAGAAGCTCGTAGCAGAGGAGGTCATGAAATGGAGGGAAGAGGGCGAGACAGTGGTGTCCATGTTTCTCACTTTAAGCCTGTTGGTGGTGGCAGAgcaggagaagaaaaagagagtggaGCACATGGTTTTCATGGGGATAAAGCACGCCATGCTCAGTTTTTGGCTGCCGGAGGTGAGGAGATGAAAGAGCGTGAACGTCAAGAATCGACCGGTGGTGGTGGTCGGAGTGCAACAGGTACAGTGGCTGAGAAAGGACGGCAAGCTAAAGAAAGTGTTGGACAAGGTGCTCAGAAAGCCGGAAGCGCTGCAAGTGAGAAAACTCAGAGAGCTTCTAGTTACGTGACTGAGAAGGGAAGGGAAACTGGACAACTGGCGGCTCAGAAAGGACAGGAGGCAAAGGAACAAGCTGGGAGAGCTAAAGATTACACTATGGAAAAAGCTGGTGAAGCTAAAGACACGGCGGCTGAGAAAGCTCGGAGAGCTTCGGAGTATGCGACGGAGAAAGGAAGGGAAACGGGAAACACGGCGGCTGAACAGGCTGCGAGAGCAAAAGACTACACTCTGCAGAAAGCAGTTGAAGCTAAAGACATTGCAGCTGAGAAAGCTCAGAAAGCTTCCGAGTATGTGACAGAGAAAGGGAAAGTAGCTGGGAACGTTGCATCTCAGAAAGGACAAGAGGCGGCTTCAATGACAGCTAAAGCAAAAGATTACACTGTTCAGAAAGCCAGTGAAGCTGCTGGGTACGTAAAGGAAGCAACGGTGGAAGGAGGAAAAGGAGCTGCACATTACGCCGGAGTGGCAGCTGAGAAAGCGGCTACAGTTGGGTGGACAGCGGCACATTTCACCACAGAGAAAGTGGTGCAAGGGACAAAAGCGGTTGCTGGTACAGTGGAAGGAGCGGTGGGGTACGCAGGGCATAAGGCGGTGGAAGTAGGATCTAAGGCGGTGGATTTGACTAAGGAAAAAGCTGCGGTGGCTGCTGATACGGTGGTTGGGTATActgcaaagaagaaagaagaagctcaacATAGAGACCAAGAAATGCACCAG GTGAGGAAGAGAAGCGACCAGGGTTTGTCACAGAAGCAAGGAGAGGCTTTGGAGAAGAGTACGGAGAAGAAAGAGGGAGTGAAAAAGATGTATACGGTTATGGATCAAAAGGAATGTCCGGAGAAGCGAGGAGAGATGTTGGGGAGGAGTACGGAGGAGAAAGAAGGACTGAGAAAGATGTCTTCGGATATGGAACAAAAGGAATGGTCGGAGAAGCGAGGAGAGATGTCGGAGAGGAAtacggaggaggaagaggcaGTGAGAGATATGTCCAAGAAGAAGGAGTTGGAGCGGGAGGAGTGCTTGGGGCAATTGGCGAGACTATAG